Proteins encoded by one window of Anaerosalibacter sp. Marseille-P3206:
- the cas2 gene encoding CRISPR-associated endonuclease Cas2 — MFVILVYDIGEKRVAKVLKTCRKYLYWVQNSVFEGEISVANLEKLKIELNRIINFEEDSVIIYQFRTTRYSSVEIMGIKKGGENNFL; from the coding sequence ATGTTTGTAATACTTGTGTATGACATTGGCGAAAAAAGAGTTGCAAAAGTTTTAAAAACTTGTAGAAAGTATCTATATTGGGTACAAAACTCTGTTTTTGAAGGTGAAATATCTGTTGCGAATTTAGAAAAACTAAAAATAGAATTAAACAGAATAATTAATTTTGAAGAAGATTCAGTTATAATATATCAATTTAGAACAACTAGATATTCTTCTGTTGAAATAATGGGTATAAAAAAAGGTGGAGAAAATAATTTTTTATAG
- the cas1b gene encoding type I-B CRISPR-associated endonuclease Cas1b produces MKKTLYVFNDGEIKRKDNTLCFETSEGKRYFPIEDINDIFIFGEVSLNKSLLEFLSQKEILLHFFNYYGYYTGTYYPREHYNSGYMILKQAENYLDDNKRMLIASKFVEGSSKNILNIIRYYKNRDKDLVNIEDSIYSLQDRISYCNNINELMAIEGNIRDTYYKSFDTIINNDDFVFGQRTRRPPKNELNAMISFGNSILYVLVLSEIYKTHLDPRIGYLHTTNFRRFTLNLDVAEIFKPIIIDRIIFTLISKKMIKKSDFEEELGGILLKEKGRKTFVEEFDKRLITTIQHRQLGRKVSYRRLIRLELYKLEKHLMGESEYEPYVSRW; encoded by the coding sequence ATGAAGAAGACGTTATATGTGTTTAATGATGGAGAAATAAAAAGGAAAGATAATACCTTATGTTTCGAGACATCTGAAGGGAAGAGATATTTTCCAATAGAAGATATTAATGATATATTCATATTTGGAGAAGTAAGTTTAAATAAAAGCTTATTGGAATTTTTATCACAAAAGGAAATTTTATTACATTTTTTTAACTATTATGGCTATTATACAGGAACTTATTATCCTAGAGAACATTATAATTCTGGATACATGATATTAAAACAAGCTGAAAACTATTTAGATGATAATAAAAGAATGCTAATAGCAAGTAAATTTGTAGAAGGTAGTAGTAAAAACATACTAAATATAATTAGATACTATAAGAATAGAGATAAGGATTTAGTGAATATAGAAGATAGTATTTATTCGTTACAAGATAGGATTTCGTATTGTAATAATATAAATGAATTAATGGCCATAGAGGGAAATATAAGGGATACTTATTATAAAAGCTTTGATACGATTATAAATAACGATGACTTTGTATTCGGACAAAGAACTAGGAGACCACCTAAAAATGAGTTAAATGCTATGATTAGTTTTGGAAATTCAATTTTATATGTACTAGTTTTAAGTGAGATATATAAAACACACTTAGATCCTAGAATTGGCTATTTACACACAACTAATTTTAGAAGATTTACATTGAATTTAGATGTAGCGGAGATATTTAAACCAATTATCATAGATAGGATTATTTTCACATTAATAAGTAAAAAAATGATTAAAAAAAGTGACTTTGAAGAAGAATTGGGTGGAATTTTATTAAAAGAAAAAGGTAGAAAAACTTTTGTTGAAGAATTTGATAAAAGATTAATAACTACTATACAACATAGGCAATTAGGAAGGAAAGTTTCATATAGAAGGTTAATTAGGCTTGAGTTATATAAATTGGAAAAGCATCTTATGGGTGAATCTGAGTATGAACCATATGTTTCAAGATGGTAA
- the cas4 gene encoding CRISPR-associated protein Cas4 → MEGLNVNGTLVWYYFICKREVWLMSHSISPDQDDENIDLGRFIHENSYTRKTKEVSIGNIKVDIVEENDGYVMIGEVKKSSKYIESARKQLAYYLLELERNGIEGKGTLMFPKERKREEIELTDEVKKGLEQIETEILRICYQPFPPQPIKINFCNKCAYREFCWS, encoded by the coding sequence GTGGAAGGTTTAAACGTAAACGGAACCTTAGTTTGGTATTATTTTATTTGTAAAAGGGAAGTATGGTTGATGTCTCATAGTATATCTCCAGATCAGGACGATGAAAACATTGATTTAGGTAGATTTATTCATGAGAATTCATATACCAGAAAAACAAAAGAAGTATCAATAGGGAATATTAAAGTTGATATAGTGGAAGAAAATGATGGATATGTGATGATTGGTGAAGTAAAGAAAAGCTCAAAATATATAGAAAGTGCTAGGAAACAGCTAGCATACTATTTATTGGAATTAGAAAGGAATGGTATAGAGGGGAAAGGTACTTTAATGTTTCCTAAGGAGAGAAAAAGGGAAGAAATTGAATTAACAGATGAGGTTAAGAAAGGCTTAGAACAAATTGAGACAGAAATACTTAGAATTTGTTATCAACCATTTCCACCTCAACCAATAAAGATTAATTTTTGTAATAAATGTGCTTATAGAGAATTTTGTTGGTCATAA
- a CDS encoding CRISPR-associated helicase/endonuclease Cas3 → MEYYAHYDKEKNEKQFLKDHLNSVAKLAEAQVPPLVCFDDIDNSIIRDVIYWTGYYHDIGKYSDYFQDYLINNKNSKFKNHAHISACFTYNYLNNNLNQENLDRKTFEVLIFLCYLSTRLHHTSLRKNGLFEKSMWKEIKKLEEHFLIKGEDVFRDLGFENKMDLECFLNYFDIELLKENKRGVEYIPLMFNNGRIRNVRWYFLLIYIFSILIDVDKLDSAYISPYKVKKISPDSVTKYLATIRFGKEKCDLMDNREEARITMLEVIDKLTDEEIKKTKFFTLTAPTGIGKTLSSLQCALKLQDRIQEVEEYTPRIITAIPFINIIEQNVKEYENVLSNQAKIVVHHRLSDFSARIASYKETPVDKALLETEAWDGDVILTTFVQLFHSIFTGENKPLKKINKLAGSIVILDEAQAIPEDYMPLVGATLQMISKYYGTRFILMTATQPKLLQFGDMLLSENNIVLESARRIELLPNNKKYFNQLNRTKFVPILNKKINTQEFIEIFFEKWESNKSGLVVVNTIKRSIEVYNGIKKELADRDFGVPIYYLSTNIIPKERRQVIDEVKKILDRSEPVILVSTQTIEAGVDLDFDMGFRDFAPLDSLIQTAGRINREGKKGTNLPVYIVQLGNDNNYIYDLSHRQSTLDLFKKKEEINEEDYGELIDEYYNLALARGISDKSRYIWDEGIMKLDFDALYEFKLIDNIGEVVDVFLEEDEKASDLADAYEALIKYENEFNYDLVPVLGEDFKDVKGELDIFQRKALIRLVMTKMNDYIIQIRINKLIKNRPIEFVARGDAVSSLFWIPLDQKEQYYNENTGFIDESGEGFIL, encoded by the coding sequence ATGGAATATTATGCACACTATGATAAAGAGAAGAACGAGAAACAGTTTTTGAAAGATCATTTAAATTCTGTAGCAAAACTAGCTGAAGCTCAAGTACCACCATTAGTATGCTTTGACGATATAGACAATTCTATTATTAGAGATGTTATTTACTGGACGGGATATTATCATGATATAGGTAAGTACAGCGATTATTTTCAAGACTATTTAATTAATAATAAAAATAGTAAATTTAAAAATCATGCACATATTTCAGCTTGTTTTACTTACAATTATTTAAACAATAATTTAAATCAAGAAAATTTAGATAGGAAGACATTTGAAGTATTGATTTTTTTATGTTATCTTTCCACAAGATTACATCATACTTCTTTGAGAAAAAATGGTTTGTTTGAAAAAAGTATGTGGAAAGAAATAAAGAAATTAGAAGAACATTTTCTAATAAAAGGAGAGGATGTATTTAGAGATTTAGGATTTGAAAATAAAATGGATTTAGAATGTTTTTTAAATTATTTTGATATTGAATTGTTGAAAGAAAATAAAAGGGGTGTAGAATATATACCTCTTATGTTTAACAACGGAAGAATAAGAAATGTCAGATGGTATTTTTTACTTATTTATATATTTTCTATTCTTATAGATGTTGATAAGTTAGATTCTGCATATATTTCACCATATAAAGTTAAAAAGATTTCTCCAGACAGTGTAACAAAATATTTAGCTACTATTCGTTTTGGGAAAGAAAAATGTGATTTGATGGATAATAGAGAAGAAGCAAGGATTACTATGTTAGAAGTTATTGATAAGTTAACAGATGAGGAAATAAAGAAGACTAAGTTTTTCACCCTTACAGCCCCTACAGGAATTGGTAAAACTTTATCATCACTACAATGTGCTTTGAAATTACAAGATAGAATTCAAGAAGTTGAAGAATATACTCCTAGAATAATAACTGCTATACCGTTTATAAACATTATTGAGCAAAATGTAAAGGAGTATGAAAATGTATTATCAAATCAAGCAAAAATAGTAGTTCATCATAGACTATCAGATTTTTCAGCAAGAATAGCCTCTTATAAAGAAACTCCAGTAGATAAGGCCTTATTAGAAACTGAAGCTTGGGATGGAGATGTTATACTAACAACATTTGTGCAACTTTTTCATTCAATATTTACAGGTGAAAATAAGCCTTTAAAGAAAATAAATAAGCTGGCAGGAAGTATAGTTATATTAGATGAAGCACAAGCAATACCAGAAGATTATATGCCTTTAGTTGGGGCAACGTTGCAAATGATAAGTAAATACTATGGAACACGATTTATATTAATGACAGCAACACAACCTAAGTTATTACAATTTGGCGATATGCTTCTTTCTGAAAACAATATTGTTTTAGAAAGTGCTAGAAGAATCGAATTGTTACCTAATAATAAAAAATATTTCAATCAACTTAACAGAACTAAATTTGTTCCAATTCTAAATAAAAAAATAAATACTCAAGAATTTATAGAAATATTTTTCGAAAAATGGGAAAGTAACAAATCTGGATTAGTTGTTGTTAATACAATAAAGCGTAGTATTGAAGTTTATAATGGAATAAAAAAAGAATTAGCAGATCGAGATTTTGGTGTGCCTATTTATTATCTATCTACAAATATTATTCCAAAAGAAAGAAGACAAGTAATAGATGAAGTAAAGAAAATACTTGATAGAAGTGAACCAGTTATATTAGTTTCAACTCAAACAATTGAGGCAGGTGTCGATTTGGATTTTGACATGGGATTTAGAGACTTTGCTCCTTTAGATTCTTTAATTCAAACAGCAGGTCGAATTAACAGAGAAGGGAAAAAGGGAACTAACCTACCTGTTTATATTGTTCAATTAGGAAATGATAATAATTATATATATGATCTTTCTCACAGACAGTCAACATTGGATTTATTTAAAAAGAAAGAAGAAATAAATGAGGAAGACTATGGTGAATTAATTGATGAATACTATAATTTAGCATTAGCTAGAGGTATTTCAGATAAATCAAGGTATATTTGGGATGAAGGAATAATGAAGCTGGATTTTGATGCTTTATACGAATTTAAGCTTATTGATAATATTGGTGAAGTTGTGGATGTATTTCTAGAAGAGGATGAGAAGGCTTCTGATTTAGCAGACGCTTATGAAGCTTTAATTAAATATGAAAATGAATTTAACTATGATTTAGTACCTGTATTAGGGGAAGATTTCAAAGACGTAAAAGGAGAACTTGATATATTTCAAAGAAAGGCTCTGATAAGATTAGTTATGACAAAAATGAATGATTATATTATACAAATTAGAATTAATAAATTAATAAAAAATAGACCTATAGAATTTGTAGCAAGAGGAGACGCTGTTTCATCTTTATTCTGGATACCACTTGATCAAAAAGAACAGTACTATAATGAGAATACAGGATTTATAGATGAGAGTGGAGAGGGTTTTATTTTATAA
- the cas5 gene encoding CRISPR-associated protein Cas5, with the protein MKVISFHLKGKMAHFRKFYSNSSALSYFIPPRMTVCGIVAGLLGWERDGYYEEFSLNKCKIAIASCRPIKKTMQKLNYLMIKSPNDLNGSQEHHSQTPMELVIPQNIRNDYIDYKIWIHHTETSIMNRIEDLFADYEKDYYLSYGISIALGSAFNLGWIDGIEIIEGEKIEGLSEVIFSSAIPLEKVEEIKIGSMLEGKYRILKEELPLEFDMERKLTSEGLKDILVNINGNCIPACVDSFVRLENKENIVWLE; encoded by the coding sequence ATGAAAGTAATTTCATTTCATTTAAAAGGAAAGATGGCACATTTTAGAAAGTTTTATAGTAACTCATCAGCTCTTTCTTATTTTATACCTCCAAGAATGACTGTATGTGGAATTGTAGCAGGGCTTTTGGGATGGGAGAGAGATGGTTACTATGAAGAATTTTCATTAAATAAATGTAAAATTGCTATAGCTTCATGTAGACCAATTAAAAAGACAATGCAAAAGTTAAATTATTTAATGATAAAATCTCCCAATGATTTGAATGGTTCTCAAGAACATCATAGTCAAACTCCAATGGAATTAGTTATACCTCAAAATATAAGAAACGATTATATAGATTATAAAATTTGGATACATCATACTGAAACAAGTATTATGAATAGGATAGAAGATTTATTTGCTGATTATGAAAAGGATTATTATTTAAGTTATGGTATATCAATAGCCTTAGGTAGTGCATTTAATTTAGGATGGATTGATGGAATTGAAATTATAGAAGGAGAAAAGATTGAAGGATTAAGTGAAGTAATATTTTCTTCAGCTATCCCTTTAGAAAAGGTTGAAGAAATAAAAATTGGTAGTATGTTGGAAGGAAAATATAGAATTTTAAAAGAAGAATTACCTTTAGAGTTTGACATGGAAAGAAAACTAACTTCAGAAGGATTAAAGGATATTTTGGTAAATATAAATGGTAACTGTATTCCTGCTTGTGTAGATTCTTTTGTAAGATTAGAAAACAAAGAAAATATAGTATGGCTAGAGTAA
- a CDS encoding CRISPR-associated protein yields the protein MIVNNNSDFLFGFQSTLSNPNGDPDQENKPRMDYETSTILVSDGRRKRDVRDFLKNKGYPIFVDTLADQKVPMDKMFEFIRDSWLSSNEKMNGLFKNNPTLKDEWENIFGKEENYLKIYLEKKDKLKKNKNFVKFNNIFLTEIIKSSLIDIRLFGSAMAVEGVSRTYTGPIQLSWGYSLHPVELVKSSTITSIMNDDSSTFGKKYKLYYALISHYGTINKYNAQRTGMTVEDRELFRKSLVQSIMSNQTDSKQGQEPLFYLEVIYKEDFDGYLGDLRRFIDVNYEDKAIRSLEDLIVDFSRLNTVLEKMKEEGYIDKVIGWKHPFEKEELLINMPQFEKVDLWEPIKMEG from the coding sequence ATGATAGTGAATAATAATAGTGATTTTTTATTCGGGTTTCAATCAACCCTTTCTAATCCAAATGGAGACCCTGATCAAGAGAATAAACCGAGAATGGATTATGAAACTTCTACTATATTAGTAAGCGATGGTAGAAGGAAAAGGGATGTAAGGGATTTTTTAAAGAATAAAGGGTATCCAATATTTGTAGATACATTAGCTGACCAAAAAGTTCCAATGGATAAGATGTTTGAGTTTATAAGAGACAGTTGGCTTAGTAGTAATGAAAAAATGAATGGTTTATTTAAAAATAATCCTACATTAAAAGATGAATGGGAAAATATTTTTGGTAAAGAAGAAAATTATCTAAAAATTTATTTAGAAAAGAAAGATAAATTAAAGAAAAACAAGAATTTTGTGAAGTTTAACAATATATTTTTGACAGAAATAATAAAAAGTTCACTGATAGATATTCGCTTGTTTGGAAGTGCTATGGCTGTAGAGGGAGTAAGCAGAACATATACAGGCCCTATCCAATTGAGTTGGGGGTATTCTCTCCATCCAGTAGAACTAGTGAAATCTAGTACTATAACATCTATAATGAATGATGATAGTTCTACTTTTGGGAAAAAATACAAATTGTATTATGCCCTTATATCCCATTATGGAACAATAAATAAATATAATGCTCAAAGGACTGGAATGACAGTAGAAGACAGGGAGTTATTTAGAAAATCCTTAGTACAAAGTATAATGTCTAATCAAACGGATAGTAAACAAGGCCAAGAACCATTATTTTATTTAGAAGTTATCTATAAAGAAGATTTTGACGGATATTTAGGTGATTTGAGAAGATTTATTGATGTTAATTATGAGGATAAAGCTATTAGAAGTTTAGAAGATTTAATAGTAGATTTTAGTAGGTTAAATACTGTTTTAGAAAAAATGAAAGAGGAAGGATATATAGATAAGGTTATAGGTTGGAAACATCCTTTTGAAAAAGAAGAATTATTAATCAATATGCCACAATTTGAGAAAGTAGATCTGTGGGAACCTATAAAAATGGAGGGTTAA
- a CDS encoding TM1802 family CRISPR-associated protein — protein MSLPKITAFIGENISQKNKSEFSSVIKNAKKVKEKEVPYIVFLVLDLSKEQIYFQLDKRMSENSVFEYYYFGNNSAAAAQCYLTRQTNSIKYLLTNAFGDLYQTLVKYGMQESQLAILLKKLEDKEFMQLGEKKGEGKLNLSKFSIVQDNKVNKIALDEKKNIEIDDKRHNPEAFIRLFIEDDNKNNKFVLVVPKVILESEEEIVLSTHIDYLEVIKKVNNLGAYDKEDDDKKEKKVCYICKKQKSDVSSKYSKKFSRTGINKIFTTTTINTSQFLQKFDYDNTYSICSDCYQKLLTGEKIISKEFKSRIAGEDVFIVPEALMANFDYNSLNILKKDVDLAFKSDDAKTWVENINMIQDIDDVGLYTVSFVFYRTDGNSVTVLETIEDVPTLRLKKVMEILADYTEILESHTKKISLGSIYRLIPVKTNNNKEQIDIGRVLSLYKALLSGEQVAASVLYSYAVEALEKGLRQLGKSKIDNYLNMGIKGYLEYEDFFIKRIIFGYIVLLKTCQELNVLDKEVFEKNEEGGQVLNKINTPSEKVNSSIMKIETFLDEQGFVNDARALFYLGILVNRVAIAQYQKEHKTKPILKKIQFQGMNEKDLYRLYGDIVEKLRQYEKMNLFVEGIMNRFHNYFGTLEKSWSLSDQENVFYIMAGYSYMIGNKSPDLSKDEIEAQKQTIEEFNENIE, from the coding sequence ATGAGTTTACCTAAAATAACTGCATTTATAGGGGAGAATATTTCTCAAAAAAATAAGAGTGAATTTTCTTCTGTAATAAAAAATGCTAAAAAAGTAAAAGAAAAGGAAGTGCCTTATATAGTTTTTTTAGTACTAGATTTATCAAAAGAGCAAATATATTTTCAACTAGATAAGAGAATGAGTGAAAATTCGGTTTTTGAGTATTATTATTTTGGAAATAATTCAGCAGCAGCAGCTCAATGTTATTTAACAAGGCAAACGAACTCTATTAAATATTTGTTAACTAATGCTTTTGGAGATTTATATCAAACCTTAGTTAAATATGGTATGCAAGAAAGTCAATTAGCAATTTTATTAAAAAAATTAGAAGATAAAGAATTTATGCAACTAGGAGAGAAAAAAGGAGAAGGAAAATTAAATTTATCTAAATTTTCTATAGTTCAAGATAACAAAGTAAATAAAATAGCACTAGATGAAAAGAAAAACATTGAAATTGATGATAAACGACATAATCCAGAAGCTTTTATAAGATTATTTATAGAAGATGACAACAAAAACAATAAATTTGTATTAGTGGTTCCCAAGGTTATATTAGAAAGTGAAGAAGAAATTGTTCTTTCTACTCATATTGATTATTTAGAGGTTATAAAAAAGGTTAATAATTTAGGTGCTTACGATAAAGAAGATGATGATAAAAAAGAAAAGAAAGTTTGTTATATTTGCAAAAAACAAAAAAGTGATGTTTCAAGTAAATATTCTAAAAAGTTTAGTAGAACAGGAATAAATAAAATATTTACAACTACCACAATAAATACATCTCAATTTTTACAAAAATTCGATTATGACAACACATATTCAATATGTAGTGATTGTTATCAGAAATTATTAACGGGTGAAAAAATAATCTCTAAAGAATTCAAAAGTAGAATTGCTGGTGAAGATGTGTTTATAGTACCTGAAGCTTTGATGGCAAATTTTGATTATAATTCATTAAACATACTTAAAAAAGATGTAGACTTAGCATTTAAAAGTGATGATGCAAAAACTTGGGTTGAAAATATAAATATGATACAAGATATTGATGATGTAGGATTATATACTGTTAGCTTTGTTTTTTATAGAACTGACGGAAATTCGGTTACAGTTTTAGAAACAATAGAAGATGTACCTACTCTTAGATTAAAAAAGGTTATGGAAATATTAGCTGATTATACGGAAATTTTAGAATCCCATACTAAAAAGATATCACTAGGATCAATATATAGATTAATACCTGTGAAAACTAACAATAATAAAGAACAGATTGATATAGGTAGGGTATTATCACTGTATAAAGCTTTATTATCAGGGGAACAGGTTGCTGCAAGTGTTTTATATTCATATGCTGTAGAAGCTTTGGAAAAAGGGCTTAGACAATTAGGTAAATCTAAAATTGACAATTATCTTAATATGGGAATTAAAGGGTATTTAGAATATGAAGATTTTTTTATCAAAAGAATAATATTTGGATATATTGTACTTTTAAAAACATGTCAGGAACTTAATGTTTTAGATAAAGAAGTATTTGAAAAAAATGAAGAGGGGGGACAAGTTTTGAATAAAATAAATACTCCATCGGAAAAGGTTAATTCATCTATTATGAAAATAGAAACATTTTTAGATGAGCAAGGATTTGTAAATGATGCTAGAGCATTATTTTATTTAGGAATATTAGTTAATAGGGTGGCTATTGCTCAATATCAAAAAGAACACAAAACTAAACCTATTTTAAAGAAAATACAATTCCAAGGAATGAATGAAAAAGATTTATATAGACTATACGGAGATATAGTAGAAAAATTAAGGCAATATGAAAAAATGAATTTATTTGTAGAAGGTATTATGAATCGATTTCATAATTATTTTGGTACATTAGAAAAGAGTTGGTCTTTAAGTGATCAAGAAAATGTATTTTATATAATGGCAGGATATTCGTATATGATAGGCAATAAATCACCCGATTTAAGTAAAGATGAAATAGAAGCACAGAAGCAAACAATAGAAGAATTCAATGAAAATATAGAATAG
- the cas6 gene encoding CRISPR-associated endoribonuclease Cas6 has protein sequence MRKIKETITFVPFNDKKLVLPIQYNHLVQAMIYDVLNEELASFLHQEGFKNEKRVFKMFTFSRLIGDYFLDRKQGKIIFNGPVKLTISSVFNEFSNSIGNGLLSKKTVRLANNQLEVKEISVVKENIVENEIKIETLSPIVVYSTLYRKDGKKFTYYFNPQENDFSELISQNLKNKYKAFYLKDVLEEVILTPIGYTKLSVVKYKGFIIKGYTGRFVMKGPIPLLQMGVDTGLGSKSSQGFGCIKII, from the coding sequence GTGAGAAAGATAAAAGAAACTATAACATTCGTACCGTTTAATGATAAAAAGCTAGTTTTACCTATTCAATATAATCATTTGGTACAAGCTATGATATATGACGTTTTAAATGAAGAATTAGCAAGTTTTTTGCATCAAGAAGGATTTAAAAATGAAAAAAGAGTATTTAAAATGTTTACTTTTTCTAGGTTAATAGGAGATTATTTTTTAGATAGGAAGCAAGGTAAAATAATATTTAATGGCCCAGTAAAATTGACAATATCTTCTGTATTTAATGAGTTTAGTAATTCTATTGGTAATGGATTATTGTCTAAGAAGACAGTGAGGCTAGCTAATAACCAATTAGAAGTAAAGGAAATTAGTGTAGTAAAAGAAAACATTGTTGAAAATGAAATAAAAATAGAGACACTATCTCCAATAGTTGTTTATAGTACTTTATACAGGAAGGATGGAAAGAAGTTTACTTATTATTTCAATCCTCAAGAAAACGATTTCTCAGAGTTGATTAGTCAGAATCTTAAAAATAAATATAAAGCTTTTTATTTAAAAGATGTTCTAGAAGAAGTAATTCTAACGCCAATTGGATATACAAAACTATCTGTTGTAAAGTATAAGGGTTTTATTATTAAAGGATATACAGGAAGATTTGTTATGAAAGGGCCAATACCACTACTTCAGATGGGAGTAGATACTGGATTAGGTAGTAAGAGCAGTCAAGGATTTGGCTGTATAAAAATAATATGA
- a CDS encoding transposase has protein sequence MKNNKYTNKFKHKIVNEVKKVESTTLVAKKYNIPPSTVYYWVKKSEKSITSDTYNDFMLLNKENEILKKIIMEKDIEIHTFKELLGKKQILL, from the coding sequence ATGAAAAACAACAAATATACAAATAAATTCAAACATAAAATTGTCAACGAAGTCAAGAAGGTTGAAAGTACTACTTTAGTTGCAAAAAAGTATAATATTCCTCCTAGTACTGTTTATTATTGGGTAAAAAAGAGTGAAAAATCAATTACAAGTGATACATATAATGATTTTATGTTGTTAAATAAAGAAAATGAGATTCTTAAAAAAATTATAATGGAAAAAGATATAGAAATACATACATTTAAGGAACTTTTAGGAAAAAAACAAATATTATTATAA
- a CDS encoding AAA family ATPase, which yields MIYLNVFTFPNEDKEFDFFMRIKRKCYDSFYPFKILSRHGFERIDFEPLTILYGGNGSGKSTALNVIAEKTRINRDSIYNKSNFYTDYVNMCEMEIETDIPQNSRIITSDDVFDYMLNIRNLNEGIDQKREDLFEEYLDAKYSQFQMKSISDYEQLKKVNTARSKTQSRFVRKNLMDNVREYSNGESAFLYFTEKIKENGLYLLDEPENSLSPKRQIELMKFIEDCVRFFGCQFIISTHSPFLLAMHGAKTYDLDENPVDVKEWTELENVRTYYEFFKRHEKEF from the coding sequence ATGATTTATTTAAATGTTTTTACATTTCCGAATGAAGATAAAGAATTTGATTTTTTCATGAGGATAAAAAGAAAATGCTATGATTCTTTTTATCCATTTAAGATATTGTCAAGACATGGCTTTGAAAGAATTGATTTTGAGCCATTAACTATTTTATATGGAGGAAATGGTTCAGGAAAATCAACAGCATTAAATGTCATAGCAGAAAAAACAAGAATCAATCGTGATTCTATCTATAATAAATCAAATTTCTATACCGACTATGTCAATATGTGTGAAATGGAGATTGAGACCGATATTCCTCAAAATAGCAGAATTATTACCAGTGATGATGTATTTGATTATATGTTGAATATACGTAATCTCAACGAAGGAATTGACCAAAAACGGGAAGATCTTTTTGAAGAATATTTGGATGCTAAATATTCTCAATTTCAAATGAAGTCTATCTCTGATTATGAGCAACTTAAAAAAGTAAATACTGCTAGAAGCAAAACTCAGTCACGTTTTGTGAGAAAAAACTTGATGGATAATGTAAGGGAATATTCTAATGGTGAAAGTGCATTCTTATATTTCACAGAAAAAATCAAAGAAAATGGACTTTATTTATTAGATGAGCCTGAAAACAGTCTTTCTCCAAAACGTCAGATTGAATTAATGAAATTTATTGAGGATTGTGTACGATTTTTTGGATGTCAGTTTATAATATCAACCCACTCACCATTTTTGCTTGCTATGCATGGAGCCAAAACGTATGATCTTGATGAAAATCCAGTTGATGTGAAAGAATGGACAGAGTTAGAAAATGTGAGAACATATTATGAATTTTTCAAAAGACATGAAAAGGAGTTTTGA